In Nocardioides jishulii, the DNA window GCGTACGCGGAACAGCTGGGGTGGTAGCGGCACACCTGACCGTAGAGCGGGCTGATGAACGTCCGGTACGCCTTCAGGAAGCCGATCAGCAGGTACTTCACGACCGGGTCCCGGCAGGCTGCAGACGGTGCAACCCCTTCCGCAGGTCGCCCTGCAGTGACTGGTACGACGCCTCGGCGGCGGACGGGTTGGCCCGGACCACGAGCACACCACGACCCGGGAGCTCCTGGAGGTGCTCCCGGGTCAGGTGACGAAGTCGTCGCTGCACGCGATTGCGGGCCAC includes these proteins:
- the rnpA gene encoding ribonuclease P protein component gives rise to the protein MLPRHHRLTESSRFRQAVRRGQRTGTRTLVLHWLADDGIDPSQVGFVVSKAVGNAVARNRVQRRLRHLTREHLQELPGRGVLVVRANPSAAEASYQSLQGDLRKGLHRLQPAGTRS